The Cuculus canorus isolate bCucCan1 chromosome 5, bCucCan1.pri, whole genome shotgun sequence genome window below encodes:
- the RPS29 gene encoding 40S ribosomal protein S29: MGHQQLYWSHPRKFGQGSRSCRVCSNRHGLIRKYGLNMCRQCFRQYAKDIGFVKLD, encoded by the exons ATGGGGCACCAACAGCTCTATTGGAGTCACCCCAGGAAGTTTGGGCAGGGATCGCGCTCCTG CCGCGTCTGCTCCAACCGCCACGGCCTCATTCGCAAGTACGGGCTGAACATGTGCCGGCAGTGCTTCCGCCAGTACGCCAAGGATATCGGCTTCGTCAAG CTGGACTGA
- the LRR1 gene encoding leucine-rich repeat protein 1: MRLQCEAEVVHRQVPGLRGRASRALLSLGRARGSGAVCLLLCTARDRAGARYGLRDNVERFFTRFVEEGKATVRLREPPVDLCLSKANASNLKAFLSAVRLAHQGTDIGALPLSALVPAKTSEVEKPKTKMIITSRRDYPLTKNFPYSLEHLQASYCKLARIDTRVLCLKKLRKLDLSHNHIKQLPATIGDLTCLQELNLHDNHLESFSGALCNSTLQKSLQFLDLSQNKIKALPIQFCQLRELVNLKLDDNELIRLPFKIGQLDHLRFLSAARNKLPFLPSDFRKLCLENLDLFGNPFEQPNPLVPNIQLKIPLTLLECAARATVNHRIPYGCHLLPAHLCEDLEVAKNCQCGNACLSSFIQITVTMNLHHVAHTVVLVDNMGGTEAPIICYFCSLDCYSQFLDRYLQGKR; the protein is encoded by the exons ATGCGGCTGCAGTGCGAGGCCGAGGTGGTGCACCGGCAGGtcccggggctgcggggccgcGCCTCCCGCGCGTTGCTGTCGCTGGGCCGGGCCCGCGGCTCCGGGGCGGTGTGTTTGCTGCTGTGCACGGCGCGGGACCGGGCCGGGGCGCGCTACGGGCTGCGCGACAACGTGGAGAGGTTCTTCACCCGCTTCGTGGAGGAAGGCAAGGCCACCGTGCGCCTGCGGGAGCCGCCCGTGGACCTCTGCCTCAGCAAG GCAAATGCCAGCAATTTGAAGGCTTTCCTTTCAGCTGTGAGACTGGCTCACCAAGGGACTGACATCGGAGCTCTCCCGCTCTCGGCTTTGGTACCGGCAAAGACCTCAGAGGTTGAAAAACCCAAGACAAAAATGATCATAACTTCCCGAAGGGACTATCCTCTCACCAAAAACTTCCCCTACTccctggaacacctccaagcCTCATACTGCAAACTCGCTCGGATCGACACGCGTGTGCTGTGTTTGAAGAAGCTCCGAAAACTAGACCTGAGTCATAACCACATAAAGCAGCTGCCGGCTACCATTGGCGACCTGACCTGTCTTCAGGAGCTGAATTTGCACGACAATCACCTGGAGTCCTTCAGCGGGGCTTTGTGCAACTCCACCCTCCAGAAATCCCTTCAGTTCTTGGACCTCAGCcagaacaaaatcaaagctCTTCCAATTCAGTTTTGCCAGCTGCGAGAACTTGTCAATTTAAAGCTCGATGACAATGAGCTGATTAGGCTGCCGTTCAAGATTGGCCAGTTAGATCATCTACGCTTTCTGTCAGCAGCTCGAAACAAACTTCCTTTCTTACCCAGTGATTTTAGGAAGCTCTGCCTTGAGAACCTGGATCTCTTTGGGAATCCTTTTGAACAGCCCAATCCGCTCGTTCCCAACATACAACTGAAAATACCTTTGACTTTGTTGGAGTGCGCAGCGAGAGCAACCGTGAATCACAG AATCCCCTATGGTTGTCACCTCCTTCCTGCTCATCTTTGTGAAGACCTGGAAGTGGCTAAAAATTGCCAGTGTGGAAATGCCTGTCTGAGCAGCTTCATTCAGATCACGGTGACCATGAATCTCCATCACGTAGCTCACACCGTGGTCCTGGTGGATAACATGGGAGGTACAGAAGCCCCCATCATCTGCTACTTCTGTTCTCTAGACTGCTATTCCCAGTTCCTGGACAGGTACCTGCAGGGTAAGAGGTGA